One window from the genome of Bacteroidia bacterium encodes:
- the hemF gene encoding oxygen-dependent coproporphyrinogen oxidase, with protein sequence MSLTKEEISEWFQGLQTRICRALEEVDGESKFESEIWERPGGGGGHTRVIRNGKVFEKGGVNYSAVWGATPEAILNALHLEESNFYATGVSIVIHPKSPKVPIIHMNVRYFEMSNGIWWFGGGIDLTPIYVIESDGQFFHQQLKNTCDQFHPDFYTQFKNWADDYFFIRHRKETRGIGGVFFDHLKETEQFSKEDRFQFIQAIGETFAPTYVELVNRHKHETYTEEEKQWQLLRRGRYVEFNLVYDKGTKFGLDTDGRIESILMSLPLFASWEYNHKVKSDSEEANTLAYLVKGKDWISS encoded by the coding sequence ATGTCGTTAACAAAGGAAGAAATTTCTGAATGGTTTCAGGGACTTCAAACAAGGATTTGTAGAGCATTAGAAGAAGTGGATGGTGAATCCAAATTTGAATCAGAGATTTGGGAAAGACCCGGAGGAGGAGGAGGTCATACCAGAGTAATTCGAAATGGTAAGGTGTTTGAAAAAGGAGGAGTCAATTATTCAGCCGTTTGGGGGGCTACACCGGAAGCCATTTTAAATGCTTTACATTTAGAAGAAAGCAACTTTTATGCTACCGGAGTATCCATCGTTATTCACCCCAAAAGTCCGAAAGTTCCAATTATCCACATGAATGTTCGTTACTTTGAAATGAGTAATGGGATATGGTGGTTTGGAGGAGGAATTGATTTAACTCCAATTTATGTAATTGAGAGTGACGGACAATTTTTCCATCAACAACTTAAAAACACATGCGATCAATTTCATCCGGACTTTTACACTCAGTTTAAGAACTGGGCTGATGATTATTTTTTCATTCGTCATAGGAAAGAAACAAGAGGAATTGGCGGGGTATTTTTTGATCATCTGAAGGAAACGGAACAATTTTCCAAAGAAGATAGGTTCCAATTTATCCAAGCCATTGGAGAAACCTTTGCTCCAACCTATGTTGAATTGGTGAATAGGCATAAACATGAAACCTATACCGAAGAAGAAAAGCAATGGCAATTATTAAGAAGGGGAAGGTATGTAGAATTCAACCTTGTGTATGATAAAGGAACAAAATTCGGGTTGGACACTGATGGTCGAATAGAAAGCATTTTAATGAGTTTACCATTGTTTGCATCCTGGGAATACAACCACAAGGTTAAATCTGATAGTGAAGAAGCCAATACTTTAGCTTACTTAGTAAAAGGTAAGGATTGGATTTCCTCCTAG
- a CDS encoding PKD domain-containing protein yields MKTTFVIAAAFCSSIFIGNAQQSSIRPCGTDENLSRQIAANPGLIDLLMKQSTVAKISGAQKGKSNQDAPYIIPVVFHVIHNGGSENISKAQILDQIANLNLDYMRLNSDTSATLEIFKPVAGVPNIQFRLANLDPNGNCTDGIVRVKSILTDNAGETVKALSYWPSNKYLNIWVVKSIADQSGSGGITLGYAQFPGAGAAETDGVVVRGDYVGSIGTASNTQNGGRTLTHEIGHILGLFHTFQGGCSGGFFGEDIDDTPPVAANNFGCNLSANSCTNDNPDLPDMVQNYMDYSNGTCMNLFSAGQCIKMQGILNNERANLVSPSNNVATGTDDAFVSECAPVAHFIANKNFICSGAQVKFTDNSFNGIIENRQWTFEGGNPASSTDSIVNVTYSSPGHYSVSLTVSNGFGNDVETITQMIYVLPDTNPFTQGNYVESFELPDAETPIIIENVENLGGTWGKAAYAYTGTKSIRCVNYNGANPDNAIDYFSLYPIDMTTLTNPVMTFWLAYAQKPGNFATAASEEKLRVMVSTNCGTTWTPRFSKQGATLATTQSTSSGFSPSTAAQWEQQTVNLSSYTSYDHLLIRFELTSNGGNNIYIDDINLGSGTGMEDLLNPSEWIISPNPSSGEVYLNYVLTKNEVLTISLNDLLGRTLLTIENGLLNPGEHQNTFNTSTLEKGIYLLNIETGVGRVTKKIIVE; encoded by the coding sequence ATGAAAACAACTTTTGTAATTGCTGCAGCCTTTTGCAGTTCAATTTTTATTGGGAATGCCCAACAGTCAAGCATTCGCCCATGCGGTACCGACGAAAACCTATCTAGACAAATTGCTGCAAATCCTGGATTAATCGACTTATTAATGAAGCAATCAACGGTTGCTAAAATTTCCGGAGCGCAAAAAGGAAAATCCAATCAAGATGCTCCGTATATTATTCCGGTGGTTTTTCATGTTATCCACAATGGAGGCAGTGAAAACATTTCCAAAGCGCAAATTTTGGATCAAATTGCCAACTTGAATTTAGATTATATGCGTTTAAATTCGGACACCTCAGCCACTTTGGAAATTTTCAAACCGGTTGCCGGAGTTCCCAACATTCAATTCAGATTAGCAAATTTGGATCCTAATGGAAATTGTACCGACGGAATAGTTCGAGTTAAATCCATTTTAACCGACAATGCAGGAGAAACTGTTAAGGCATTAAGTTATTGGCCAAGCAACAAATATTTAAACATTTGGGTTGTAAAAAGCATAGCTGATCAAAGTGGTTCTGGAGGAATAACCTTGGGTTATGCTCAATTTCCGGGTGCAGGTGCTGCCGAAACGGACGGAGTAGTTGTACGCGGAGATTATGTTGGTTCTATTGGCACAGCTTCTAATACACAAAATGGAGGACGGACACTTACCCATGAGATTGGACATATTTTAGGTTTATTTCATACTTTTCAGGGTGGTTGCAGCGGTGGATTTTTTGGAGAAGATATTGATGACACCCCACCGGTAGCTGCTAATAATTTTGGCTGTAACTTATCGGCTAATTCTTGTACAAATGATAATCCAGATTTACCTGATATGGTTCAGAACTACATGGATTATTCAAATGGAACCTGTATGAATTTATTTTCAGCAGGCCAATGCATCAAGATGCAAGGAATTTTAAACAACGAAAGAGCCAATTTAGTTAGTCCTAGTAATAATGTTGCCACCGGTACAGACGATGCTTTTGTATCAGAGTGTGCACCTGTTGCCCATTTTATAGCTAATAAGAATTTCATTTGTTCAGGAGCTCAGGTAAAATTTACCGATAATTCTTTTAATGGAATAATTGAAAATAGGCAATGGACATTCGAAGGCGGAAATCCGGCTAGCAGCACCGATTCTATTGTAAACGTAACTTATAGTTCACCAGGCCATTACAGCGTTTCTTTAACGGTGAGTAATGGTTTTGGGAATGATGTGGAAACGATTACCCAAATGATTTATGTGCTTCCTGACACCAATCCTTTTACCCAAGGAAATTATGTTGAAAGTTTTGAATTACCGGATGCTGAAACCCCGATTATAATCGAAAACGTTGAAAATTTGGGCGGCACATGGGGAAAAGCAGCTTACGCTTATACCGGCACGAAATCCATACGTTGTGTAAATTACAACGGTGCTAATCCGGACAATGCCATCGATTACTTTAGTTTATATCCGATTGATATGACAACCCTAACCAATCCGGTTATGACATTTTGGTTAGCATATGCTCAAAAACCGGGAAACTTTGCTACTGCCGCCAGTGAAGAAAAACTTCGTGTGATGGTTTCAACCAATTGCGGAACCACCTGGACTCCTCGATTTTCAAAACAAGGAGCTACTTTGGCAACTACCCAATCAACCAGTAGTGGTTTTTCCCCATCTACTGCTGCCCAATGGGAGCAACAAACAGTTAATTTATCTTCCTATACAAGTTACGACCACCTGCTCATACGTTTTGAACTTACCAGCAATGGTGGAAACAATATTTATATTGACGATATCAACCTTGGTTCAGGAACCGGGATGGAAGACCTGCTAAACCCATCTGAATGGATAATTTCACCTAATCCAAGTTCAGGCGAGGTATACCTAAATTATGTACTTACAAAAAATGAAGTGTTAACCATTAGCTTGAATGATTTACTTGGACGTACACTATTAACCATTGAAAACGGGCTGTTGAATCCAGGTGAACATCAAAACACATTTAATACTTCTACCCTTGAAAAAGGAATTTACCTGTTAAACATTGAAACCGGTGTTGGCAGAGTAACTAAAAAAATCATTGTTGAATAA
- a CDS encoding PKD domain-containing protein — MNKGPNPFFTPEFMYKNSILATLFIFSNVYASLSQDLCGTDRFHKKLLENNPKAKESYQARKQSLLELNHDQVKSEQAGTRVIPVVFHIIHQYGSENVSKSIILETIDIMNADWQGSNEFMNSITANFAGVAANMNVEFRLATLDPNGNCTDGITRTYSTLTENAYDNVKDLVGWPNTKYLNIWVVKSIQEDGSGSGITLGYAYYPDVMNWNPGNDGILCRADALGANSSRNGRTLSHEVGHYLGLAHTFEGSCGFDGDNCPDTPSEDGNAFFGCDYNYNPCGNNIPANVENIMSYSSCVKMFTNDQMDIVDQTFQNYRYVLISNSNLNATGTQNAGMVSNCKPIADFKSNTQILCIGETVTFSDLSFNGIPDGWNWTFNGGTPSTSTEQNPTIQYNTPGIYTVSLVSSNPVGSNSASKTGYIKVVTNIAENSNPPYSEGFESSPVTNGLWTVENPNNNVTWSEVSAGAATGSKCMRINNSANSNSDQTDALISNSYNFSLFEDLTFSFKVAYRQKASTDNDQLKVFFSTNCGKTWNVRYSKIGASLASTASGTASFIPTASQYRTDEVSISPSIKNSNNVRFKFEFTSGGGNNIYIDDINISGTVGINNPGVINQSVLVFPNPATSHADLSYFSPKGGKVELQILNLVGEVIYSEQLTSQPGDNLFSISDQHIGATGIYLIKIKGNGFVGNGKLIWE; from the coding sequence TTGAATAAAGGCCCGAATCCTTTCTTTACTCCCGAATTTATGTATAAAAACAGTATCCTCGCAACCCTATTCATTTTTTCCAATGTTTATGCAAGTTTGTCCCAAGACCTTTGTGGAACCGATCGGTTTCATAAAAAGCTGCTTGAGAACAATCCGAAAGCAAAAGAATCATACCAGGCCAGGAAACAATCCTTATTGGAATTGAACCATGATCAGGTAAAATCTGAACAAGCCGGAACCAGAGTAATTCCTGTTGTATTCCATATCATTCACCAATATGGCTCTGAAAATGTTTCTAAAAGCATAATTTTAGAAACAATTGATATCATGAATGCTGATTGGCAAGGAAGCAATGAATTCATGAATTCCATTACAGCAAATTTTGCCGGTGTGGCAGCCAATATGAATGTTGAATTTCGTTTAGCCACACTTGATCCAAATGGAAATTGTACGGATGGTATAACCAGAACCTATTCAACTTTAACCGAGAATGCCTACGACAATGTTAAAGACTTGGTAGGTTGGCCCAATACCAAATACCTAAATATTTGGGTGGTAAAATCCATACAGGAAGATGGTTCAGGATCAGGCATTACACTAGGATACGCATACTATCCGGATGTAATGAATTGGAACCCGGGCAATGATGGTATTTTATGCAGAGCTGACGCTCTTGGTGCCAATTCATCTCGAAACGGAAGAACCTTAAGCCATGAGGTTGGTCATTATCTAGGATTGGCTCATACCTTTGAAGGAAGTTGTGGCTTTGATGGTGACAATTGCCCTGATACACCCTCGGAAGACGGTAACGCCTTTTTTGGATGCGACTATAATTACAATCCTTGCGGCAACAATATACCTGCCAATGTGGAAAACATCATGAGTTATTCTTCTTGTGTAAAAATGTTTACCAATGACCAAATGGATATTGTCGATCAGACCTTTCAGAATTACAGGTATGTATTGATATCCAATTCCAACCTAAATGCCACAGGAACGCAAAATGCGGGAATGGTTTCTAATTGCAAACCAATTGCAGACTTTAAGTCTAACACACAAATCCTTTGCATTGGGGAAACCGTTACTTTTTCTGATTTAAGTTTCAATGGAATACCGGATGGTTGGAACTGGACTTTTAATGGAGGAACACCTTCCACTTCAACAGAACAAAATCCTACCATTCAATATAATACACCCGGAATTTATACAGTCAGTTTAGTGTCTTCGAATCCGGTTGGCTCCAATTCTGCTTCAAAAACCGGTTATATAAAGGTAGTTACCAATATTGCAGAAAACTCCAATCCTCCATATTCCGAAGGATTTGAATCCTCCCCTGTAACGAATGGGTTGTGGACAGTGGAAAATCCCAATAACAATGTTACTTGGTCGGAAGTAAGTGCTGGAGCTGCTACCGGAAGTAAATGCATGCGAATAAATAATTCAGCAAACTCCAATTCAGACCAAACCGATGCATTAATCTCCAATTCATATAATTTCTCATTATTTGAAGATTTAACCTTTTCATTTAAAGTAGCCTACCGACAAAAAGCTAGCACCGACAATGACCAATTGAAAGTGTTTTTTTCAACGAATTGCGGAAAAACCTGGAATGTAAGGTATTCCAAAATTGGAGCATCATTGGCATCCACAGCTTCCGGAACTGCCTCATTTATACCAACAGCATCTCAATATCGTACTGATGAAGTTAGCATTTCTCCGAGCATTAAAAACAGCAACAATGTTCGATTTAAGTTTGAGTTTACATCCGGAGGTGGAAACAATATTTATATCGATGATATAAACATTTCAGGAACTGTAGGAATCAATAATCCAGGCGTAATCAATCAATCCGTTCTTGTCTTCCCTAACCCTGCTACTTCGCATGCCGATTTAAGCTATTTTTCTCCTAAAGGAGGCAAGGTTGAACTTCAAATTTTAAATTTAGTTGGAGAAGTGATTTATTCTGAACAACTTACATCTCAACCCGGTGACAACCTGTTTTCAATTTCTGACCAACACATTGGTGCTACCGGAATTTACCTAATAAAAATCAAAGGAAATGGATTTGTGGGTAATGGAAAATTGATTTGGGAATAG
- a CDS encoding ATP-binding cassette domain-containing protein yields MESTILSLSNANIYQRSNMILTGVNLEIGKSEFVYLIGKTGSGKSSLLRTLYADLPLREGQGMVAGYSLNGLKDKDVPFLRRKLGIVFQDFQLLTDRNVYENLNFVLRATGWTDKSKIDQQIRVVLDNVGLGSLGQKMPHQLSGGEQQRVSIARALLNNPELILADEPTGNLDPETSEGILNLLVSISQFGCAVLMATHNYNFFKQHPSRTVKCENGRVIEYNQETAKNAIKEEDFNDPLPYNVRIRETEFE; encoded by the coding sequence ATGGAAAGTACAATTCTATCTTTAAGCAATGCGAATATTTACCAGCGTAGCAATATGATTCTAACCGGAGTCAATTTAGAAATTGGTAAAAGTGAATTTGTTTATTTAATAGGTAAAACAGGAAGTGGTAAAAGCTCCTTGCTTAGGACCTTGTATGCTGATTTGCCGCTTAGAGAGGGACAAGGAATGGTGGCCGGATATTCCTTGAACGGATTAAAAGATAAGGATGTACCTTTTTTAAGAAGAAAATTAGGTATTGTTTTCCAGGATTTCCAACTCCTCACCGATCGAAATGTATATGAAAATCTTAACTTTGTTTTAAGAGCAACTGGTTGGACAGACAAATCCAAAATTGACCAGCAGATTCGTGTTGTTTTAGACAATGTAGGATTAGGTTCTCTTGGCCAAAAAATGCCTCATCAATTATCAGGAGGAGAGCAGCAAAGGGTTTCTATTGCCAGGGCATTATTAAATAATCCTGAATTAATTTTAGCGGATGAGCCTACCGGCAATTTGGATCCAGAAACATCAGAAGGAATTTTAAACCTATTGGTAAGTATTAGTCAATTTGGATGTGCCGTTTTAATGGCAACACATAATTACAATTTTTTTAAGCAACATCCCTCCAGAACGGTAAAATGTGAAAATGGTCGTGTAATTGAATATAATCAAGAAACTGCCAAAAACGCCATTAAGGAGGAAGACTTTAATGATCCTTTACCTTATAATGTAAGAATCAGGGAAACAGAATTTGAATAA
- a CDS encoding glycosyltransferase, translating to MERHLHIVAFDVPFPANYGGAIDLFYKLKAFAELGIKVTLHCFEYGRGEALELNKYCKKVYYYKRQNSRQYLLSFNPFIVVSRSSPQLLVNLCKDKSPILFEGLHCCYYLNHEKLKGRRRVVRTHNVEHDYYRHLAAAESSVFKRFYFELEANKLKTYETELTGADALVAISPADTSHFSKLNSNTFHITAFHTNSELLVKPGKGSYCLYHGSLGIGENNKAALWLVNEVFSKLNTPLIIAGNNASIELKTAISKFPHISLRTEITTEEIHQLIQDAQLNVIPTFQATGIKLKLLAALYNGRACVVNLPMVENTGLESLCLIAKTANEMVEIITKQFEQPFETKQLEERRRILLNYFDNQKNAEKFIQILFP from the coding sequence ATGGAAAGGCATTTACATATTGTGGCGTTTGATGTTCCATTCCCGGCTAATTACGGTGGAGCAATTGATTTATTCTATAAATTGAAGGCATTTGCTGAACTTGGCATAAAAGTTACGCTCCATTGTTTTGAATATGGAAGGGGAGAGGCTTTGGAATTAAATAAGTATTGCAAGAAGGTATATTATTATAAAAGACAAAATTCAAGACAATACCTCCTTAGTTTTAATCCATTTATTGTAGTTTCTCGAAGCAGCCCCCAGTTACTAGTGAACCTTTGTAAAGATAAGTCGCCTATTTTGTTCGAAGGTTTGCATTGTTGTTATTATTTAAATCACGAAAAGCTTAAAGGAAGAAGAAGGGTAGTACGAACACATAATGTGGAGCATGATTATTATCGACATTTAGCCGCAGCAGAATCCAGTGTTTTTAAACGGTTTTATTTTGAATTGGAAGCAAACAAATTGAAAACCTATGAAACTGAATTAACAGGAGCAGATGCTTTAGTTGCTATTTCACCTGCAGATACCTCTCATTTTTCCAAATTAAATTCGAATACTTTTCATATTACCGCATTTCATACCAATTCGGAGTTATTGGTTAAACCCGGAAAAGGGAGCTATTGCTTGTATCATGGTAGTTTAGGGATTGGAGAAAACAATAAAGCTGCACTTTGGTTGGTGAATGAGGTATTCTCGAAGCTTAATACTCCTTTGATAATTGCAGGTAACAATGCTTCAATAGAATTGAAAACCGCCATATCGAAGTTTCCTCATATTTCATTGCGCACCGAAATTACTACAGAGGAAATTCATCAGTTAATTCAGGATGCTCAATTAAATGTGATTCCTACCTTTCAGGCAACCGGAATTAAGTTGAAATTATTAGCCGCTTTGTACAATGGTAGGGCTTGTGTGGTAAACCTTCCAATGGTTGAAAATACAGGACTGGAATCGTTGTGTTTAATTGCGAAAACGGCAAATGAAATGGTTGAAATCATAACTAAACAGTTTGAACAACCATTTGAAACAAAACAATTGGAAGAAAGAAGAAGGATTTTGTTGAATTATTTTGATAATCAAAAAAACGCAGAGAAGTTTATTCAAATTCTGTTTCCCTGA